CTTGTTTTATTAGATTGCTTTATCAAAATGACAACTTAAGGCGGCATTTGATTATGTCTGAATGTCTGTTGTTGGTAACTGAGCTGAATGAAGTTAATCACATTGTGGGGGAGAATAAGTGTGTATTTACATGTTGAGTGTAGCTGCATAAACTAACCTTATCTATTCCCTTTATAGGTGCCTACATATGCTTTAGAATGCTAGTAGCTTGGAAGTGCAACACGCTCGTGAAATTTACTGCTCGACCTTGAAGGTTtgtttcttggtttttttttctttggttgaaatGAATTCATTTGAGTTTTATGCTCCGTTTGTGtcacggaaaataaattttttggaaaatattttcctaaaaacaatcacttatatcgattacaaaaatgaatgaatgaaaaatatttttattgttcacgaaaatttttagacataaattgttgtcgataataaaaacattttatgttgactaattatttcaagtgatataagtgatcatttattgaaaaaaaaaaatccaaaccattaattttgtgaaacaaatggagccttagtAGTATTTGATATCCAAGAATAATTAGTGAGTTTTGATATCCAATACTACAGGGTTGTGATGCACAAATATCATTCTGGaatgaatttgatttcttttgggtgtatctctctctttttatctgTCCAAGAACCTACATCAGTTTGGTGCAAGTGTTGATGTGCTATTTTGAGTGCTTGCATCTTACAAAGACCCAGGTCCCTTTAGGAGGTGATACTTGGATATGGGCATAGTACTTTTGACATATATTGCATATATGGGTTTTCTCCTGTGGAAACTTAAACAGTTTTTCAAGCCCAATTCAGATGTAGCACTAACTTTGTTATGTTGGGATTTGTGCTTTCTTCTGTTAGCAGTCTTTTGAAGCATATTATGTCAAAACTGGGAAGAAGTTCATCAATTATGACATCTGAGGTAAACTCATTTGAGTTTTTATTAGGTGATAATATTGCGGATGAGATGATGACATGTCACCTGCACTTCCCAAGTAGTTTGTGGCTTGAGTGTAGCTGTATCTGTTTTTCCACGACTGCAAACCCTCAGCCAGACCAAGGTCCTTGTTCCATTACTTGTCAAATGCAGTTAGTACAATTCTTTGCTATTTGTAAGAGATATCTTCCACTGTCAAGAGCCTTAGGCAGTTGATCTAACTTGGAAGTAGATGTGTTAGTGCAAGACGTCTTGGGATTTATGTTATACGTGTATGTTCATTTTGATCCCACGGACTATTGTATAGGGGGGAAAAGGAAGTTGATCTAACTTGTATGGATTTGTCGGTTTCTGTTCTTTCTCATCATTGTAAGGATGTTGTTTATAGATCAAATGAAAAGTATTCTTAGTTAATTACCTTGCTGTAGAGGTGATCTAGTCTATGTgagttagaatttttttttttttgccttgcAACTTCGGCAGAATCAGCACCAATGGGTTTTTGCATTAGCCCCTCCTAAGAAATGAGACCGTCCTGAAGATTTGATATGGTTTGGGGGCTTTTGGTTGAACGTGGGAATAACAGAAGAAAGATGTGGAAAATGGCGTAGCGAGCAGTTCTTGCCACAAATTATAGCAAAGATCTCTACTTATCAAAAGGCAGGCGCTGTTTCGCATTAAATTTGCTTCTTTATTCATGGTCTGAGGAAATACCTGACGGACGGCTTTCCCACTGGCAAAATGGCATCTTCCTGCTGTTTAATCAATTTGATCAAGTGTCATCTTCCGGATAGTCTTGTCCTTGGATGAATATATGAAGGTCTGTGCACTCTGCGTCAGCTCATAGttttcaattttccaaatcataggtTTTAGCACACCAGTCTCGGGACTGGAAGTACTGATCCGTCGACtggttattttcttttgggaatgCATGCGTAGTGAGGAGAGAGAACGAACGGTGACTTGCGCTGTTACCATTCTCAGTTCTTTCTGATTGAATTGTCAAGATTATCGACCAGCTCATTAGTTGGTTGCCTCCCTCAATTTCTGAGTTTTGCCGATTCTGAAAATGAATCCCTGATGAGAGCCAATTGGCAAAGTACTCGACATCCCCTAGTCGCATAAGTGTAGCTTTCATCCCGCCTTCCAATTAAGACCCAGTCTCGAGCGTACCTAAGTTCTAACAAAACCTACATTATGTATACTCCTAATTTCATCGTGCATACTCCAATTGTTGCGAGATAAGGGCAATTGATTGGCGAAACCACGAAAAACTTAAGAGAGTGAAACCGCGAAAAACTTAAGAGAGCAAAATCATCGACAACTGACACATAAATAACATTATCACTAGTTGGGACAAAATCCTTTGATACTTCATCTGTTACCCACTTTATTGTATCACGACAACCTACATTATATATACTCCTAATTTCATCGTGCATACTCCAATTGTTGCGAGATAAGGGCAATTGATTGCCGAAACCTCGAAAAACTTAAGAGAGCATAATCATCGACGACTAACACATAAATAACATTATCACTAGTTGGGACAAAATCCTTTGATACTTCATCTGTTACCCACTTTACTGTATCACGACATTATCTATTTCTCAAGTCTGCATTTCAGCAGCTAAACTTCCATAAAATGGAATTTCCTTTGGTTCATGGAATTGAGCAAAACCTCTACAAATCCACACCAGACACTATATTCTGATCTGGCATCTTTTTGTTATAACTCAGTGCAAGTACCGCCGTTCCTCACGCTATGAAGCCTTCAATCACTAGATCACGACTCTAAGTTCCTTACCCATTCAAGCCAGCACATTGACCTAATTACTCTCCGTCCAATCCCCACATGGTACCCAAGTTCCACAGATTAACATGAAGCAAACATCTTGGTGACGACACTATCTCTTTCTAACAAGCTCCATGCATCAGATAACGGCTGAACATGACCCTAATTCCTCTACTAAGTGCATAATTCACCAGCTGCCACATCAACATCTTAGAACACCTCCATCCATCTCCCACTTCATAATGCCTTCAGTTAGTCACCAAAAGTTTTTACTCTTATGGTATTCCATGCAATGGCATAGTGCGATTAACCTTCCTAAACCCTCTGCTGCCACTTGACGTGTCTAATTTACAGTCACGTTAAACCCTCTGCTGCCACCTGATATGTTTAAGTTACAGACATCGTGACGCTTGAGCGTCCCACCACAGACAATCCTCGAATCTGAAGGACGAAGAGAGCACATTACTCCTCCTGGAAGACACAGCTGGACATATTAATGAATCCATCTAGTTTTCACAGGTCAAACCAAGTGGATTCGTGACCTGACTCAGACTCCCTCATACATCTCGTCACCACGAGGCGACACAATTCATCTAGCTTGCTAGAGCATATCCAGTGAAAGAAGGATGTACTACCGGAGCTGTTTTGCCACTTTATGACTCTATAGCTTTGCTAACTTCGTTACCTCATGCGCGTGCAACTGTCCCTAGATCTACACCAACAAGGCCTTCACGCCAGTTCCAATTTATCAGTAACTTCATAGGAAGATATAAAGTCAACAATGTGCGAACATTCAGGATAGAGAATTAATCCCGACAATTGGCTAAAACCCTTTAAAAGCATTCATAAACCCTGCACAAGGGCCAGCACCCCTTGCCCCATATAGCTTACCGATCTGCAGAAGGGGAAAAGGCGACCCTCCCCCGTCTCCCCGAAAAATTACCTGGACCGTAAAacagaaagaaacaaaacaccATACAATCTCGAATCTGCGTGTACTTCATGTTCGCCCCCCAAAGCATTAACATTGCCTGTACATCGAAAGCGCATTCAATAATCTAATTGCATTGGAGGGTTTCATACGCGGAATCACCAAAGGGCCGGGCGCCAAGATCCATATCATCGAGACAGAAATTAGTAAacgaaaatcaatttctgaatatatatttatactgAGGAAGGGTTTAAGAGCAATCCATCACAGCGAGAAGGATGACTGACGAGTTTCTCTCCCCTTCTCCTTCCACGAAGGAGAGGGGGAGGGCGAATGAACCCTAGGGACACACAGAAAGATGCAAGGGCGCGGCCGATGACAGCTCGCGGGGCGGGGGGATATCGAATCAGTTGATGTCGGCGTCGTCGAAGTCGTCCTCGAAGGCGTTGAAGAAATCGGCGTCGGCGAGCTTGTTGTCGACGGAGAGGACGCCCTCGCCGCCGAAGATCTCGAGCGGGTCGACGTCGTCGACGTCCATCGCCACCGTGGTGCCCTGGTCTTCTAGCTCCGCGAAGTAATCCATCGGCGTCGGTCTCatcttctctctcgctcgctcccGCTCCCGCACCGTCGTCCACCCCGTTCCGCGCTCCAGCTGCTTGTGCAAATGCACGCGAGGGTGCATCGCCAGGTGAACAGTGCTTTTATATTTTAGAGCTAATacctattacaattttttttttttttttttataacaaaaatcttcaaattgatataccatgataaatttattcatattaGTTTCCAATTTAATTGTCAAACTGCTGAGTTTAATAACACAGATAATTGATATTGGGTGTTATTGtctatttgactttttttccatattattaatttaataaaaattaaaataaatttattatttatcattgAGATTTTTGATTGTTAATATTTTTGTCACAGttatattaatttagaattttttataataaaaaagtttattataaatttataataaatatatcaatttagagtgACGAAATAATTATTAAGATGATGACGTGGTAAGTGCATGAGAAATTGTCATTTTTGAAGTAAaccatattaattttttctccGAATTCAACTCAATATGAGGGCTCTCGTTGAATAAATTGTCGTGTCAATTATGTTGCATAACACATTCACTAACTATAAAATTTGCCATCTTTGTTTAGATGTCGAGCGATGAGGTTTAACAGCTCGACATGTTTTTGGTGACGTTACATTCACAGAAGATGCTTCTATTTATATATGCTTGCTCTTAAAAATGTTTAAGCTGCATCTGCTTTTTAATATGCTTTTCTTGTCTTCGGACAAATTTATTTGtgtgaaagaattttctatGAATtaactttttgaacttttacaCATTTGATAACTGAAAATGATTCGtcaatgaaaaatgagaaatgattgtatgatcttttaatttattatgagaataacagtttattttgaattactaaaaaatcaaattataaataattataaattattaaggACTAAAATTTTTTCtcatattatttcaaataatctATAATAAACTATTATTTTCACAGTATCCctaagaaaatattgttatGCTGAAAAAGTACCCCAATGGTTACTCAAAACCTAgcaaaaaaatgagaaatcattcATGGTTAAAGAAAATATGCGTGCTTAGATAATGCATTCCTAACACAAAGAAgggaaatattttcttaaaaaattgtttccaaaaaaGCATATTCATTAATTATgaacttttcttcaacaaatatactctttagggttaataccctaaaaatctcaaactgatataagtgtaacaaatttaccttcaaactaattttttaatcataaaaactcaaattggtatatccgtgataaatttatcctaaataaccaaaaaaaaatctttaactagtatatttatgataaatttatcccaaatcgATTTATTCGACTTCCAAACCTTCCAAAATTGATAGATTAAATAGCAAATATacacaaaatttgaattaatattacaaaaaatcacaaaaatttaaaattccaaACCGATTCACTAGTCAACTGTCACATATAATCCGGCTtagcaatttgatagtaaaatttaacgaaaactaacaaaagttaaatttgtcacgagtatatcagttttgggtaaatttgccAAATGTATTAGGGTTTTTtgaagtcaaaaaaataatttgaggcaaatttgtcacaaatatatcagtttgggttTTTAAGATATTAACCCTAGTCTTTATATTGTCacattctcttttcttcttatttcaaAGTTTAGTCATTCTTGAAGTACATAATATAACTCTACACATTTATTACAACCATTCGAAGTAACTATTTGGCACCCGTTTTCATCCTTACACATGTTGTATAATTATTTAACATATAGAGCGAGTGCTGAAATTAACTATTAGGAAAACATATGTATATTGTGAAATTATAGCTCAACGTGTTTTAAAACTTTCTAAATAGTTGACACctttaaataaaagagaaaagactaTCAATAACTCTAtattttgcccaaagtgacaaatttatccaaaatttttttttgtaacatgaaaaatcccaaactttgcaaatagtaacacatttaccccaccAATGAcatgttcatctttttttttttttttttggccttttccttttcccttttttcttcttcttctctcttttgtccgccggccatggcggagggaagtcGAAGTCAGGCAATGGTTGCCCTCACCGGCATCGGGCAAAGGTCACCCTCGTCTGGGCTGGCTAGGGTCGCCCTCGTTGGCATCGGGTAAAGGCAACTCTTGGTtgggtcgggcgagggcctccctcgccaaatttggcaagggccaCCCTTGCTTGATCCGGGCGAGGCTGGCAAGGGAAGCCCTCACCCGACCCAACCAAGGGTTGCCTTTTGTGACAtctcgattttccaattctagtttcaattaaataagtcgggcatttcatcttcacgcctatagctctcttctctgagttggccactcacaagaAAACTAGTCTTTCgagggtgaagccgttaaggaatctaaacacaataaacttgagaattcgaccaagaaccgactgctcgaccgtgctaatttgtAAGAGTCATTATGGCACAGATCGATTATGGACTGGAGATAGTTCGATTTGACAGAACCATGTgattaaatgtgggtgattccacttaattacaaaattctgatcgatcggcactagactgatttctttatccttttggtaccatgtgtccgtatttgaaatctcgagatttccacgataaccgagagtcaccaatgtgtcgaagatgcattTTGTAGCTTGAAAAGAATTAACCACAGGTCAATGGCatagaaaattcttaaaagttaTCCGATAGGTTAGgacacgctaaaatcacgtcgatTGAATTTAacaatgaaattgaacccaattacATAAATTGGAAGTTcagtcaagtcacaattcattttagaaacgtcaactcatccttagaagatttttttacaaaccgagatttttggcgaaaaagcaaagtaatgctgtttttgttcgagattgtcaGAGAGCCatttttgattgaatcttcgggatgcaagttggatcatttgacgggAAAATATCATGAGAAGGCCGATGACACGTGGGTTAATTTAACTGAGCTttaattggatggaattgattgaattaagtgtacaaaTGTTCAAAATTCGAAATCCCCTTGGCACACAACATTTTGGACACTTTGGCAAGCTTGTGGATAAAGCTTAAGAagagagagtggctgaggtcatgtgatgtcatggtgggggcaaagccaatgagaagatggcaagtgttgagctctagaGAGCCTAAGGAGACCCCCCactcttcagcagcttcttctcccttaatccaaggctttctccattgttgttgaaggagagaaggTCAGCAAAACCGGAGGAACCGAGCGACATCAACCCTCCACCGTCGCATGCCCATCGGACCCCATTTCCTCCTCCGTTTTCCCCTCGTTCCAGTTTCTACTCCAGCTGACATTTCACCAAAGATTCGAGTTAAAAATTGTCTTCCCGTGAGAATCAGCCAACACTCCACCCACCATTGTGACGAGCACACCCAACCTGTACCGGAGCACCTCGCCGCTCGCAATAATGATTCTCCGGCCGTCCTGAAGGTGGCGCGAAGCCACCGGTCACAAGATCGCCTGGTTCCGCCCTACTCTGCCTGTTTCgcgttttcttgctgtttcgcccctttccgaccctttctttgcccatcccaacctccaaTAAGATTCCCTTGACCCCTAGGAgccgccggttgccaaccacccgctcatcggagctccgatcggcccgtTTTTGCCGTTGAAGTTGGTAGTTTCTTCTCTGTAGTTCAGCCCACATCAGAAGCAGAAGATAGCAAGGTTTTGGAGACTTCATGGCCCGTTTTCAAGCCCTTCCCGGCCTTCGTTGGTGCCGCCGCTTGGAGGATTGTCGACCGCCTTGGTATCGTGGttgccgtgaactcaccggtgctcaaaaccggtgagtttagccTCTAATctttgcttagtgagttaattatgtttaatgggtgtttagattagtctaaataggtttaggtggttagattagattatttaaatattaattagattagttgtatgattagtttaattgatgtttaattagggctaattgtatgtttaaattagtgtaatatAGTTTAagccataattaattaattttaattaattaattttttcgaatttataaatattattttattaaattatattattataatataatatttacttatttaattttcggaattaaatttaattatttaataattttgaaaattttgtcgggatGGCGGTAGTTAGAATTTCACGCTGATCGCAGCAGTGCAGTCAGTTTGTGCtaattgaatgttaaattgaaaaattgagtgaaaatgatgattatggttaattactctaaagtgtggaattgtgtgaaatttgagaagttttggtatttaacttgaaaatacctaGTGTCAATTTTTGGCACCGTGAGTGGTTGGTAGGACCAGTCTGTatcgattgattgaatggatgtTTATGTGGGGATTCATCccaaatttgtttaatgttggtattcaattggaatttcgacCATGAAAGGTTGTGAGTGGATTTGGAAAATCATCGAAGCTCGGCCGTGCCTTGTTGGGCCGTGATATACCATCGAATTGGGAATTGATCGTGTCCACTGgggccgtaaattgccacctgataaaggtcgcgcccgttgggccgtaaattgccacccgataagggtcgcgCCTGATAAGACCGTAATTCGCCATCTATTAAAGGTCGCGCTCATTGAGCCATAATTTGCCACTTAAAGATTGGTCGTGTCCTTTGGACCGTGGTTTATAGTGaatggattgattgattattGAAATATACTAACATGCAGGAAGGGCCTAAGGGGTGGTAAGTCCTCCTTTCTATTTGTGTGGTTAGAGCCCTAaggcttattttcttcctaatcgagtcttagagggtaggactcgttGAGACATTAtttcaccccattgtgggataatattttcaggtccttagatggcggttgTGGAGGACTCGAAGCCATTGACATTTGTGGATGTGGAGATcgaagaatcggcgaacgtATCTAactagttggtcataggacagttcccttcTTGTTGAGCtagtctattttgtagacaatccagtgttgtatataaacctatgtatttataagaaagcttgattggttgtgattgattacttgcttttctatcccaagttaattgTTGTCAGGGAATTTGTATCGCTTCCACATGCgttataaaatgaatgggtcggcaacgtgtcttgggaagtcgcatttctatcgaccacagtgggatgtgtgcgtgctcgAAGTTCGGGGTATAACACATTTGCCCAATGCCGACGAGGGCGACCCTAGCCAGCCCAGACGAGGGTGACCCTTGCCTGATGCTGGTGAGGGCAGCCGTCGCCTGACTCCaacttccctccgccatggtggcgaaggaaagagagaagaagaagaaaaaaaaagaaaaacaaaagatttaaaaaagagagtaaaagacCAAAATGTCATATagtcttttcaaaaaaaaaaaaagtcctataGTTTAAAGTAAATGTATCACACGAAATACAAGTTCagaattttttatatcatgaaaaaaaatttggggtgaATTAGTCATGTTGggtaaagtttgagattttttatgatcttttccctaaataaaaatagagttgtgataaatttggtgttttctaaattttttctcaATAGTTTTAATCcctgaattaatttaatttaataattcaatatcacatatttcttttctcattGCAAAGTGCCACACGAATGCAATTGAACCACAAGAATGACATGAAGTGGTAGCTTTGATTATGGATATGTGAACTTGTTGTTTTACAAATTGGACAACAAAAGTATATTACGAGTCTCGAAACTTGACACAGTGGACACCTAAttgccaaaactttcaaaatgtgtaCTTAGACAATGCAttgtaatttttatatgtttctttgcttttttattttcttgtttctaggaatagaaaaataacagaaatccattttataacgttagttaatttttctattccttaaaataaaaaggtatcTGGGGAATAgatatgagacaaaaaaaaaaatagaaaaaagtaatttcttaatttcggaaataatttctagaaataaatcattttctttctttttttcctctcttcttcttcctcgccgccCATTGCCCCTCGTTGTTCGCCGCCTTGCACATGTCACTAGTTGTTGTCACTTGCCCCccccttcctttcttcttctaaaaatttaccaaacgtgttgttttattcataaattattttagggagtagaaataaaaataactatttttgaaaattttctttccaaaaaatagaaatgtcaCCAAACGTATCTTAAgtgcctatttttttttttgaaaatttgggcACCTAATGTCAATTTCGGTGAGGGTAGCTGTAAATTCGATGTGGCTTATTTTTAAAACTtgctgaaaaatgcaaaatgatgtcgtactagtttttttttttttttttttaagatcaaTTTTGGGGACGAAACATCATTTTGGGATAA
This region of Eucalyptus grandis isolate ANBG69807.140 chromosome 8, ASM1654582v1, whole genome shotgun sequence genomic DNA includes:
- the LOC104414399 gene encoding small acidic protein 1, whose product is MHPRVHLHKQLERGTGWTTVRERERAREKMRPTPMDYFAELEDQGTTVAMDVDDVDPLEIFGGEGVLSVDNKLADADFFNAFEDDFDDADIN